A portion of the Blastochloris tepida genome contains these proteins:
- a CDS encoding O-antigen ligase family protein, with protein MNDRNYARPLEYVFAFITLFMMSGVLYGAFGLSTESSASIGQSSSYKMVWATLYFLVGWMIALRFRLVLPVFAFNFPVTLFALAYLLSEIVNGDDHGDLVRLLSLYFTFAFCAWLSVVFSLEKIVRLLVYVMFAVIPVHVVNLILFGTKYGSDDVIQRQTLLGFDSLSGLFGHKNLAGLAFAVGVALFLTLLLDRSQRYSRKLLFAGLVSSGLCLLMTGAALAIIVVMVIFSVMIWVSSLNTRRAFWVNAAALVALCGALVVAYDPDWALGLLGRSSDLTGRTVLWSWWSESFLEKPWIGYGYTGFFVPGGAVKILAARLSLEGGIANFHNSLLDIGIQTGVIGLSLFCLITAQGLWRGTIVAIRSHHALTTFPVAVLVGLCVHAFGESDIPLHNGFSTVIFFTLFFKISALYRSLERRPGRFRLKAGPPLVKPLAVRPAFPGGEDRGQDKPANLPVVS; from the coding sequence ATGAACGACCGGAACTACGCGCGTCCCCTCGAATATGTCTTTGCCTTTATCACGCTGTTCATGATGTCCGGCGTCCTATACGGCGCATTCGGCCTGAGCACGGAATCGAGCGCCAGCATCGGCCAGTCATCCTCCTACAAGATGGTGTGGGCGACCCTCTATTTCCTGGTGGGGTGGATGATCGCGCTGCGTTTCCGGCTGGTTCTGCCGGTATTCGCCTTCAATTTTCCGGTGACGCTGTTCGCGCTGGCCTACCTGCTGTCCGAGATCGTCAATGGAGATGACCACGGCGACCTCGTGCGCCTGTTGTCGCTGTACTTCACGTTTGCATTCTGCGCCTGGCTGTCGGTGGTATTTTCGCTCGAAAAGATCGTCCGGCTGCTCGTCTACGTCATGTTTGCCGTCATCCCGGTTCATGTCGTCAATCTGATCCTGTTCGGGACGAAATACGGATCCGACGACGTCATCCAGCGACAGACGCTGCTCGGCTTCGACTCCCTGTCCGGGCTGTTCGGCCACAAGAATCTGGCCGGCCTCGCCTTTGCTGTCGGTGTCGCGCTGTTTCTCACGCTGCTGCTCGACCGCAGCCAGCGCTACAGCCGCAAGCTCCTGTTTGCCGGCCTCGTCTCGAGTGGGCTCTGCCTGCTGATGACCGGTGCGGCCCTGGCCATCATCGTGGTGATGGTCATTTTCAGCGTCATGATCTGGGTGTCGTCGCTGAACACGCGCCGAGCCTTCTGGGTCAACGCCGCCGCCCTGGTGGCGCTCTGCGGCGCCCTTGTCGTCGCCTACGATCCGGATTGGGCGCTCGGCCTGCTCGGCCGGTCGTCCGACCTCACCGGGCGGACGGTGCTGTGGAGCTGGTGGTCGGAGTCCTTCCTGGAGAAGCCCTGGATCGGCTACGGCTACACGGGCTTCTTCGTCCCCGGCGGTGCGGTGAAGATTCTCGCCGCCCGGCTGTCGCTCGAAGGCGGCATCGCCAATTTCCACAATTCCCTGCTCGACATCGGCATCCAGACCGGGGTCATCGGCCTGTCGCTGTTTTGCTTGATTACGGCGCAGGGACTGTGGCGGGGCACCATCGTCGCCATCCGGTCGCACCACGCGCTGACCACCTTCCCGGTCGCCGTCCTGGTCGGCCTTTGCGTGCATGCGTTCGGCGAAAGCGACATTCCGTTGCACAACGGGTTCTCGACCGTGATCTTCTTCACGTTGTTCTTCAAGATCTCGGCGCTCTACCGCAGCCTGGAGCGCAGGCCCGGCCGATTCCGGCTGAAGGCCGGCCCGCCGCTGGTCAAGCCGCTGGCGGTAAGGCCCGCTTTTCCCGGCGGCGAGGACCGGGGCCAGGACAAGCCCGCCAACCTGCCGGTGGTGAGCTAG
- a CDS encoding glycosyltransferase family 4 protein encodes MMHVAICNNMVTPYTNRLFNCVVRTSDLRISVLSCTEREQDRNWTGTYASDYQHIVLRGFSHALKDRRIAHLNPGIWRALSRLSPDVVAINGLYPTMLIAALWSVVHRRPLVFMTDGWRHIMPMSPFHRAVRPLVFGRSAAFICSSEKGRQYFLEEGIAPPRIFVAHIIPSWPAPAEVPGFDERPHHLLWCARIDDPRKNAPFFFDVALALKRRIPDLRLHIVADSNTPPHAALQALSNAGLQFDYTPFIPPERIATAFLSARMLALPSSSEAWGLVCNEAMQCGTPCIVSPFTGAAGDLVVDGASGFVRGFDVEAWAATIAATVIDRPRWEALSRAAIAAAGRYSLEESASAYIKGLSFPMSLLPAARRSIATEGSADASCNGKGNTARN; translated from the coding sequence ATGATGCACGTTGCAATCTGCAATAACATGGTGACGCCCTACACGAACAGGCTGTTCAATTGCGTTGTTCGGACCTCGGACCTGCGCATCTCCGTCCTGTCCTGCACCGAGCGCGAACAGGACAGGAACTGGACGGGCACCTATGCCTCGGACTACCAGCACATCGTGCTGCGCGGCTTTTCGCACGCGCTGAAGGACCGGCGGATCGCCCACCTCAATCCCGGCATCTGGCGCGCGCTCTCCCGCCTGTCGCCCGATGTCGTCGCCATCAACGGCCTCTACCCCACCATGCTGATCGCCGCGCTGTGGAGCGTCGTCCACCGCAGGCCGCTGGTGTTCATGACCGATGGCTGGCGCCACATCATGCCCATGAGCCCGTTTCATCGCGCCGTCCGCCCGCTGGTGTTCGGCAGGTCGGCGGCCTTCATCTGTTCGAGCGAGAAGGGCCGGCAGTATTTCCTGGAAGAGGGCATCGCGCCGCCGCGCATCTTCGTCGCCCACATCATCCCGTCCTGGCCCGCCCCGGCCGAGGTGCCGGGGTTCGACGAACGGCCCCATCATCTGTTGTGGTGCGCCCGTATCGACGACCCGCGCAAGAATGCGCCGTTCTTCTTCGATGTCGCGCTCGCCCTGAAGCGCCGCATCCCCGATCTGCGGCTGCACATCGTCGCCGACAGCAACACCCCGCCGCACGCGGCGCTGCAGGCGCTGTCGAATGCCGGGCTGCAATTCGACTACACCCCCTTCATCCCGCCGGAGCGGATCGCCACCGCCTTCCTGTCCGCGCGCATGCTGGCCCTGCCCTCGTCGAGCGAGGCCTGGGGCCTCGTCTGCAACGAGGCGATGCAGTGCGGCACGCCCTGCATCGTGTCGCCCTTCACCGGGGCGGCCGGCGATCTGGTGGTCGATGGCGCCTCGGGCTTCGTTCGCGGCTTCGATGTCGAGGCGTGGGCCGCCACCATCGCCGCCACCGTCATCGACCGGCCGCGGTGGGAAGCGCTGTCGCGCGCCGCAATCGCCGCCGCCGGCCGCTACAGCTTGGAAGAGTCGGCCAGCGCGTATATCAAAGGACTGTCGTTCCCGATGTCGTTACTTCCCGCTGCAAGACGTTCGATCGCTACCGAAGGTTCTGCGGATGCATCCTGCAATGGCAAGGGCAATACGGCACGGAATTGA
- a CDS encoding phage tail protein: protein MTAPPIPTIPDAPRESNYNVAAANYVDVGFALFGADDIEVWVNGAIVPSGWTLGTTTGADITFPTEAGRVFFDDPVTGTVSVVGARRPRGQVAFSEGTSTARARQFAYALHEATLREFYDLLGRFVRAAPGVEGQVLPAAEEGLLLGWHSGKLVNLNVAGRGALAISPFCEALVVSLNAPDFRSVIDALSSTEIADALALKSNNGHIHTAADITDFATAARAYGVPIGTTIETVGSAAPSGFLKKNGALVSRVTYAALWTFAQASSRVVSDAAWLAGDYGAFSSGDGATTFRLPDDRGLFGRGWDDGRGIDAGRALLSYQEDDFKSHTHGGVPNQTSLGVNVDGNGYNVRRTADITTSATGGSETRPKNVALLRCIKY from the coding sequence ATGACAGCACCGCCGATCCCGACTATCCCCGACGCCCCGCGCGAGTCGAATTACAACGTTGCAGCGGCGAATTATGTCGATGTCGGGTTCGCGCTCTTTGGCGCCGATGACATCGAGGTCTGGGTTAACGGCGCCATTGTGCCGAGCGGTTGGACGCTCGGGACCACGACCGGCGCCGACATCACGTTCCCGACCGAGGCCGGAAGAGTGTTCTTCGATGACCCTGTGACCGGCACCGTGTCTGTCGTCGGCGCGCGCCGGCCGCGCGGTCAGGTCGCTTTCTCGGAGGGCACATCGACAGCCCGTGCGCGGCAGTTCGCCTACGCCCTTCACGAGGCAACTCTGCGTGAGTTCTACGACCTCCTGGGCCGCTTTGTGCGCGCGGCCCCCGGCGTCGAGGGGCAGGTGCTCCCGGCGGCAGAGGAAGGGCTGCTTCTTGGTTGGCACTCTGGGAAGCTCGTCAACCTGAATGTCGCGGGCCGGGGAGCGCTCGCCATCTCGCCGTTCTGCGAAGCGCTGGTCGTATCGCTCAACGCTCCAGATTTTCGGTCTGTTATCGACGCGCTCTCGTCCACAGAAATCGCCGATGCCCTGGCTCTGAAGTCCAATAACGGCCACATCCACACTGCCGCCGACATCACCGATTTCGCCACGGCGGCGCGCGCCTACGGCGTGCCGATCGGCACGACGATCGAGACGGTCGGCTCGGCGGCGCCCTCCGGCTTTCTCAAGAAGAACGGCGCCCTCGTCAGCCGCGTCACCTATGCCGCGCTGTGGACCTTCGCGCAGGCGTCGAGCCGGGTGGTCAGCGATGCGGCCTGGCTGGCCGGCGATTACGGAGCGTTCTCGTCCGGCGACGGCGCCACCACGTTCCGCCTTCCGGACGATCGAGGCCTGTTCGGCCGCGGCTGGGATGACGGCCGTGGCATCGACGCAGGCCGGGCGCTCCTGAGCTATCAGGAAGATGATTTCAAATCTCACACGCACGGCGGCGTCCCCAACCAGACCTCCTTGGGCGTGAACGTGGACGGCAACGGCTACAACGTGCGCCGGACCGCGGACATCACCACCAGCGCCACCGGCGGCTCGGAAACGCGGCCGAAGAACGTCGCCCTCCTGCGCTGCATCAAATATTGA